The following proteins are encoded in a genomic region of Pseudomonadota bacterium:
- a CDS encoding NAD(P)-binding protein, producing MKAKRIRALDWLGWSFIVIAVLLFSSGTVLAETKKMKSPAAKLGAKVVKYDAIVVGAGYSGLISGAILAKNGLKVLVVEKADQIGGRLGAVNYNGYWLEWGPRESSDFEDNFVIITEKGQYGLKAAKEAGADVSWVGPIDPLVLMHNVSDGKVVRMDADAEGGKKFFTEVLKLTPEQTTKVTGILNRLAAEDPEKWIDVPMRNWLATVKDRDEAFDKAIYWLAIVHLALPLEETSTGRWIQMFRNPQRLYRINDSKVGGLQGLAEAYARVIRKHGGEIKTGLETVEITTQDKKITGVVARDKINVVQEFEAPVVVYAEPFWDILSVIDESNFPADMVKNARKLETGYVGDFWCKNIGISRLPTIRATGKIDQYVGYNQVLFDKTIGWSIPSLSSKKAAPKGKHLLCLNGTTKVPGNFASSKADADALMDYMRRYYSDLDEIIEWENYQWPKVWGTGNTWLPMRRSPIEAPGVEGLYFVGNTVEVDGTFADIGANSAMQASKLILQKQIKK from the coding sequence ATGAAAGCAAAAAGAATAAGAGCTTTAGATTGGCTGGGGTGGTCATTTATTGTGATAGCTGTTTTGCTTTTTAGTTCCGGTACGGTTTTGGCCGAAACTAAAAAGATGAAATCGCCGGCTGCCAAGCTGGGTGCAAAGGTAGTCAAATATGATGCTATTGTGGTTGGTGCAGGATATAGCGGTCTTATTTCCGGAGCGATTCTGGCAAAAAACGGACTCAAGGTTTTGGTAGTAGAAAAAGCGGATCAGATAGGAGGACGCTTAGGAGCTGTTAACTATAACGGATACTGGCTCGAATGGGGGCCACGTGAATCCAGTGATTTCGAAGACAACTTTGTAATAATTACAGAGAAAGGACAGTATGGTCTTAAAGCAGCAAAAGAAGCCGGAGCCGATGTTTCCTGGGTTGGTCCGATCGATCCCCTCGTGCTGATGCACAATGTTTCTGATGGAAAAGTTGTGCGAATGGATGCGGATGCTGAGGGAGGAAAGAAATTTTTTACCGAAGTGCTTAAACTTACTCCCGAACAGACAACTAAGGTCACGGGGATATTAAATAGATTGGCAGCGGAAGATCCGGAAAAATGGATAGACGTTCCGATGAGAAATTGGCTGGCCACTGTTAAGGACAGGGATGAGGCGTTTGATAAAGCCATTTACTGGCTGGCTATAGTACATCTTGCTTTGCCGCTTGAGGAAACCTCAACTGGTCGCTGGATTCAGATGTTTAGAAATCCGCAACGGCTATACAGGATCAATGATTCCAAGGTTGGAGGTCTGCAAGGATTGGCTGAAGCCTACGCCAGGGTTATAAGAAAGCACGGAGGAGAAATCAAGACAGGCCTTGAAACCGTAGAGATAACAACACAGGATAAAAAGATTACCGGTGTTGTGGCACGGGATAAAATTAATGTCGTTCAGGAATTTGAAGCACCTGTAGTTGTTTATGCCGAACCCTTCTGGGATATCCTCAGTGTTATCGATGAAAGTAATTTTCCGGCAGATATGGTTAAAAACGCGCGGAAGCTGGAGACTGGGTACGTAGGTGATTTCTGGTGTAAAAACATCGGCATCAGTCGTCTGCCAACCATAAGAGCCACGGGAAAAATCGATCAGTACGTAGGCTATAATCAGGTTCTTTTTGATAAAACCATTGGCTGGAGTATTCCATCGCTCAGTTCCAAAAAAGCCGCACCAAAGGGCAAGCATTTATTGTGTCTTAACGGAACCACAAAGGTTCCCGGCAATTTTGCATCTTCAAAAGCCGATGCGGACGCCCTGATGGATTACATGCGCCGCTACTACTCGGATCTTGACGAAATTATTGAATGGGAAAATTACCAGTGGCCAAAAGTGTGGGGGACAGGTAATACCTGGCTGCCTATGCGCCGCAGCCCTATAGAGGCACCCGGAGTTGAAGGACTCTATTTTGTGGGAAATACTGTTGAAGTTGATGGAACGTTTGCCGATATCGGCGCCAACTCAGCTATGCAAGCCAGTAAGCTTATCCTGCAGAAGCAAATTAAAAAGTAA
- a CDS encoding xanthine dehydrogenase family protein molybdopterin-binding subunit, producing the protein MKNIVSLKENNYSVIGKRQPKLDGPLKTTGRSQFTDDIYLPGMLYGKIVRSPVARARIISIDTTKAERLPGVKAVITHKDFPGLMVGPDEELFCREFVNYIGDEVAAVAAVDKDTAEEAAELISVEYEKQGAAFSLDEALDERSPVIHKGLKNNYADKFEINVGDVDKAFSEAEHVRVGEYKLNHNHNCYAEHHVVIADHCLPGKLSIWTPNQSPLFVQKGLAGLMGLSMSDVRIFNLNTGGSFSSRGGPRNHHYIAALLSKKSSRPVNIFCTADEEFFMPRDSGEHKYTVKIGVMKDGKLKAIEVVSLFDCGAYWNPILTGVFRGFSNVLAMDYRFEAMRRKGKIVYTNNPPNMGHHGGEIRQLNFVAESELDLIAKDIGIDPLELRYKNAWETGDTTIAGVYYGSCGLKECMEKVSKSSGWKHKYGQLPPYKGIGIGCGGIFSGGKSGMKDHDTGSAIIRIGEDGKVFLDIGFSDMGQGSHTTMAMIAAETLGIAAGDVTVIAGDTDLVPYDVTGSSQRGTFAVGNAVKAACLDAGKQLAEGAAKELGVAASEIVFCDRKVFSSKAPAKCISFQSVVSCLLHSDEGRHVMGRGFYNSPTKSREIWVSSLAFSFGAQIAEVEVNPETGIVKLVKMTVAHDVGRVINPLGMEGQLDSQIFGGMGQILTEECIMEKGLILNPSPLDYRLSRPFEVPEVECIMVETNDPYGPFGAKEGGEGPIVCTVAIANAVSNAIGYPIREYPITPERVLRAIREKEKKQESKA; encoded by the coding sequence TTGAAGAATATCGTATCGCTTAAGGAAAATAACTACAGTGTTATAGGAAAAAGGCAGCCCAAGCTCGATGGGCCGCTTAAAACCACAGGCCGTTCACAGTTTACCGATGATATTTATTTACCGGGAATGCTTTATGGAAAGATAGTCAGAAGTCCTGTGGCAAGGGCAAGGATTATCAGCATTGATACTACAAAGGCCGAAAGGTTGCCGGGTGTAAAAGCAGTAATCACTCACAAAGACTTTCCGGGCCTTATGGTAGGTCCGGATGAAGAACTGTTTTGCCGGGAATTTGTCAATTACATAGGCGATGAAGTTGCCGCAGTGGCTGCTGTTGACAAAGATACTGCAGAAGAAGCGGCGGAGCTGATCAGTGTGGAATACGAAAAACAGGGGGCTGCCTTTTCGCTGGATGAGGCCTTGGACGAACGGTCGCCGGTAATTCATAAAGGGCTTAAGAACAATTATGCGGATAAATTTGAGATCAATGTTGGCGATGTGGATAAGGCTTTTTCAGAAGCTGAGCATGTGCGGGTGGGAGAGTATAAACTGAATCATAACCACAATTGTTATGCCGAGCATCACGTGGTGATAGCCGATCATTGTCTGCCGGGAAAACTGAGCATCTGGACGCCCAATCAATCGCCGCTTTTTGTGCAGAAGGGATTGGCCGGACTCATGGGTCTTTCAATGAGTGATGTAAGAATTTTCAATCTTAACACGGGAGGTTCATTTTCCAGCAGGGGTGGCCCCAGAAATCATCATTATATTGCTGCGCTTCTTTCAAAAAAATCATCCAGACCTGTAAATATTTTTTGTACAGCGGATGAGGAGTTTTTTATGCCCAGGGATAGCGGTGAACACAAGTACACTGTGAAAATAGGGGTGATGAAAGACGGGAAACTAAAGGCCATAGAAGTAGTTTCTTTGTTTGATTGCGGCGCGTATTGGAACCCAATATTAACCGGCGTCTTTCGGGGCTTTTCCAACGTACTGGCAATGGATTACCGTTTTGAGGCGATGCGACGCAAAGGAAAGATAGTCTACACAAATAATCCCCCGAATATGGGGCATCATGGGGGAGAAATCCGCCAATTGAATTTTGTCGCAGAGTCCGAGCTTGACCTGATTGCCAAAGATATTGGAATTGATCCGCTGGAGTTAAGATACAAAAATGCCTGGGAAACAGGAGATACTACCATAGCAGGTGTTTATTACGGAAGCTGCGGCCTGAAGGAATGTATGGAGAAAGTTTCCAAAAGCTCGGGATGGAAGCATAAATATGGCCAACTACCTCCCTATAAGGGAATCGGCATTGGCTGCGGGGGAATCTTTTCCGGTGGCAAGTCAGGGATGAAAGATCATGACACCGGCAGCGCAATTATCAGGATCGGAGAGGATGGCAAAGTATTTCTTGATATCGGATTTTCCGATATGGGCCAGGGGTCCCATACGACCATGGCCATGATTGCCGCAGAGACCTTGGGGATAGCGGCAGGAGACGTCACTGTGATCGCCGGGGATACGGATTTGGTTCCATATGATGTTACGGGAAGCAGCCAAAGAGGTACGTTTGCCGTGGGAAACGCCGTTAAGGCGGCCTGTCTTGATGCCGGAAAACAGCTTGCGGAGGGGGCCGCAAAAGAACTTGGCGTAGCTGCTTCGGAGATTGTCTTTTGTGACAGAAAAGTATTTTCTTCCAAGGCACCGGCTAAGTGTATATCCTTTCAAAGCGTGGTGTCTTGCCTGCTTCATTCCGATGAAGGCAGGCATGTTATGGGAAGAGGCTTCTATAACTCGCCAACGAAATCAAGGGAAATCTGGGTCTCATCCCTGGCTTTTTCCTTTGGCGCCCAGATTGCCGAGGTGGAAGTAAATCCTGAGACAGGGATCGTAAAGCTGGTCAAGATGACTGTCGCCCATGATGTGGGGCGTGTCATCAATCCCCTGGGCATGGAAGGGCAATTGGATTCGCAGATATTCGGTGGCATGGGGCAGATCCTGACAGAAGAATGTATCATGGAGAAGGGTCTCATACTTAATCCCTCGCCTCTCGATTACAGGTTATCGCGCCCGTTTGAGGTGCCTGAAGTTGAATGTATTATGGTTGAAACGAATGATCCTTACGGTCCCTTTGGAGCCAAAGAGGGAGGAGAGGGACCCATAGTCTGCACAGTAGCTATTGCCAATGCCGTTAGCAATGCGATCGGTTATCCGATCAGGGAATATCCTATTACACCGGAAAGAGTTTTGCGGGCCATCAGGGAAAAGGAAAAGAAGCAGGAAAGTAAGGCCTGA
- a CDS encoding dihydrodipicolinate reductase: MAYRVIQWATGHMAKMAARAMAERSAYEIVGGFVYNLEKVGKDLGEICGTRNLGVKTTNSRETIFNMDADCVLFLAGAENDNLAALGDVCDLLSSGKNVITTSVEFIYPKAMGSEFEQRILDACIQGRSTFHGLGVAPGFGAESMALLLTRLSNRIDQLIFYETFHYDKYPSKFQMFDLMGFGYAPDDPAPLFSNLEIVGHVWKHSAMLVADTVGLKIDKIENFRNVVLADKDLNVAAGLIRKGTVGAMNFGTRIISEGKPRIIMQHYTRMDPELAPQWPVGDGYWTIIIEGLPSISATIEIGIHGEIHSDQACLATAMHAVHAVPYVIEAKPGILTLAQTPPVWGGEAFHR; the protein is encoded by the coding sequence ATGGCATATCGAGTGATCCAATGGGCAACCGGGCACATGGCTAAGATGGCTGCCAGGGCAATGGCGGAAAGGTCTGCATATGAAATTGTCGGCGGCTTTGTATACAATCTGGAAAAAGTTGGAAAAGACCTGGGTGAAATATGCGGCACTCGCAACCTGGGTGTTAAGACAACGAATAGCCGGGAAACCATCTTTAATATGGACGCAGATTGTGTGCTTTTCCTTGCGGGAGCGGAAAACGATAATTTGGCTGCACTGGGCGATGTCTGTGATCTTCTTTCATCGGGTAAAAATGTTATTACAACATCGGTTGAATTTATTTATCCCAAAGCCATGGGGTCTGAATTTGAACAACGGATTTTGGATGCATGCATACAAGGACGCAGCACCTTTCATGGACTTGGCGTGGCTCCAGGCTTTGGTGCTGAATCCATGGCACTGTTGCTGACAAGGCTGTCAAACCGTATTGATCAATTAATTTTTTACGAAACATTTCATTATGACAAATACCCGAGTAAGTTCCAGATGTTTGACCTTATGGGGTTTGGTTATGCTCCTGATGACCCTGCTCCCTTATTCAGCAACCTTGAAATTGTCGGCCACGTATGGAAACATTCGGCAATGCTGGTGGCTGACACCGTCGGCCTTAAGATTGATAAAATAGAAAACTTTCGCAATGTCGTTCTCGCCGACAAGGATCTAAATGTGGCAGCGGGTTTGATTCGGAAAGGAACCGTGGGAGCAATGAATTTCGGTACACGGATCATATCGGAAGGAAAACCACGAATTATCATGCAGCACTATACGCGAATGGACCCGGAACTTGCTCCTCAGTGGCCTGTTGGCGATGGTTACTGGACAATTATTATCGAAGGGCTTCCTTCGATTTCTGCAACAATTGAAATAGGTATTCACGGCGAAATTCATTCGGACCAGGCCTGTTTGGCGACAGCCATGCATGCGGTACACGCAGTTCCTTATGTCATCGAAGCTAAACCCGGCATTCTCACTTTGGCACAGACACCTCCTGTGTGGGGAGGAGAAGCTTTCCACCGTTAA
- a CDS encoding molybdopterin-dependent oxidoreductase, whose amino-acid sequence MNEVSETKVVRTVCTVLDVFACGLSVEVENGVITKIIPAHMPDPADRGACRKGLAAAELIYHKDRLRYPLKRVGKRGEGKWERIAWDEAMDDIAGKFRQIVQRYESRSIAWAVKGYPETLKAGGYLRLASLLKGSRVSLAGLGDSAAPCADIATFGCLFGEAHLSRVKDPNFTIVWGYNPDVTDWRRMRRIMESKKKGCKVVVIDPRRTTTASRAADWYIPIRPGTDTALVLAMINIILEQGLHDKQFITERTVGPLLVRSDNGMLLREHDVREDGSPQLFMVLDANTGEIQVADSPGVKPALTGSCFPEGIECRSAFQLLSDMVKEYTPDRVSEITEIPVDIIRNLAIEYAIQKPASIHRGWGLQRTFYGDLTCRALNTLAAISGNINPHIPSSFIEISSTFSIPAGRCTTIPVMSVFEQIASQKPFPIKALWFASNNFVSQSPNRKRIIEKLFPQLELIVVSDLFMTETARYADYVFPVSSSFECTDFHYGLLSWTNHMHLQQKVIEPLYETKPDFMIAAELAKKMDLGEYFNKSEEQYLDEILTAPHPLLEGISLERLKAGPVPERIIDKAQKLRTPTGRVEFYLERLKTAGQELPCYIEPVESVYSKKAKEYPLSLLTSHPRYRVHTMMGNYPVLMKKDPEPNLQINPSDAKHRNIKDGDIVRVFNNLGQVKLKAALSENIKPGVVNIDEGWWPEQYIEGHINELTHDMINLAQAMIFEPNAAYCDVLVEVEKI is encoded by the coding sequence ATGAATGAAGTGAGTGAAACAAAGGTGGTTCGCACAGTCTGTACTGTATTGGATGTATTTGCATGCGGATTGTCTGTGGAAGTTGAAAACGGGGTTATTACCAAAATCATCCCGGCTCATATGCCTGATCCGGCTGATCGGGGCGCTTGTAGAAAAGGACTTGCTGCCGCCGAACTGATTTATCACAAGGACCGTCTTCGTTACCCGTTAAAACGCGTGGGAAAACGGGGAGAAGGCAAGTGGGAACGAATTGCCTGGGATGAAGCCATGGATGATATTGCAGGCAAGTTTCGGCAGATTGTACAAAGATACGAATCCCGGTCAATTGCATGGGCCGTTAAAGGATATCCTGAAACACTCAAAGCGGGTGGCTATTTGCGGCTGGCAAGTCTGCTTAAGGGAAGCAGAGTGAGCCTGGCCGGCTTAGGTGACTCGGCCGCACCTTGCGCCGATATTGCCACCTTTGGCTGTTTGTTTGGCGAAGCCCATCTTAGCCGTGTAAAGGATCCAAACTTTACAATCGTTTGGGGCTATAATCCCGATGTAACCGATTGGCGGCGTATGCGCAGAATAATGGAATCAAAAAAGAAAGGCTGCAAAGTTGTTGTTATTGATCCACGCCGCACAACTACAGCTTCAAGAGCTGCCGACTGGTATATCCCAATAAGGCCCGGAACCGATACTGCCCTGGTATTGGCGATGATCAACATAATTCTGGAGCAGGGACTGCATGATAAACAATTTATAACCGAAAGAACTGTAGGTCCTTTGCTGGTAAGAAGTGATAACGGTATGCTGCTACGGGAACATGATGTTAGAGAAGATGGAAGCCCGCAGCTGTTTATGGTGCTTGATGCAAACACCGGAGAAATTCAGGTTGCTGATTCTCCTGGGGTAAAACCTGCGTTAACCGGAAGTTGCTTTCCGGAAGGTATTGAATGCCGGTCGGCATTTCAGTTGCTGTCCGACATGGTTAAGGAATATACACCGGATAGGGTATCTGAAATTACTGAGATTCCGGTTGATATTATCAGGAATCTGGCTATTGAATATGCTATCCAAAAACCGGCTTCTATCCATCGGGGTTGGGGATTGCAGCGGACTTTTTATGGTGATTTGACATGCCGGGCGCTTAACACACTGGCAGCTATCAGCGGCAATATAAATCCGCATATACCATCCTCCTTTATTGAAATAAGCAGTACTTTCTCAATCCCGGCCGGGCGTTGTACCACTATACCTGTAATGTCGGTTTTCGAGCAGATCGCTTCTCAGAAACCTTTTCCCATAAAAGCGCTCTGGTTTGCATCCAATAACTTTGTCAGTCAGTCTCCTAACAGGAAAAGGATCATAGAAAAGTTATTTCCTCAACTGGAGCTTATAGTCGTTTCCGACCTTTTTATGACAGAAACGGCCAGATATGCAGATTATGTTTTTCCCGTAAGTTCTTCCTTTGAATGTACTGATTTTCACTATGGTCTGTTGAGCTGGACAAACCATATGCATTTACAGCAAAAAGTAATAGAGCCTTTGTATGAGACGAAACCTGATTTTATGATAGCTGCCGAGCTGGCCAAAAAAATGGATTTGGGAGAGTACTTTAATAAATCGGAAGAGCAATATCTGGATGAAATTCTTACTGCGCCTCATCCGTTATTGGAAGGCATCTCTCTTGAGAGGTTGAAGGCTGGGCCCGTGCCGGAAAGAATAATTGATAAAGCTCAGAAACTAAGAACTCCCACGGGTAGAGTTGAATTCTATTTGGAGAGGCTGAAAACAGCCGGACAGGAATTGCCGTGTTACATAGAACCGGTAGAAAGCGTTTACAGCAAAAAGGCAAAAGAATACCCGCTTTCTCTTCTGACATCCCATCCCCGGTATCGGGTTCACACAATGATGGGTAATTATCCTGTTCTGATGAAAAAAGATCCCGAACCAAATCTTCAGATCAATCCTTCAGATGCTAAGCATCGCAACATAAAGGATGGAGATATTGTTCGTGTTTTTAATAACCTTGGACAGGTTAAATTAAAAGCAGCGCTGAGTGAAAATATCAAGCCGGGTGTGGTCAATATCGATGAAGGCTGGTGGCCTGAACAGTATATAGAAGGCCATATAAACGAATTGACCCATGATATGATAAATTTGGCGCAAGCTATGATTTTCGAACCCAATGCCGCTTATTGTGATGTTCTCGTGGAAGTTGAAAAGATATAG
- a CDS encoding MFS transporter, which yields MAKDKIFYGWILVPVLGIIYLIDAGFPFIGASVMNTYMAESLHLGRGTLGLGFTVCGLLSGLISPIIGYSIGKKGIRLTLIFGCLLLIFGSFLMATVVTKGWHYIAVFGVILGIGCGFGGLIPVQAGVTFWFRKKKALAMSIAVTIGSLGGLIAPPLLNKIISSVNGDWRVAWFFITGLLVLSFILMFFFVKNKPSDMGLLQDGVDEHEEPAQTDGVKKAGAGKVFCSTEEWKAMDAIKTLTFWMLFISSLAFVGPMMIFIAHAVIYLRDMGHPAGISAMAMSYYMLFSLGGRMLGGVLADRFEPRYIWAVGLLLETVGILCFLDARSVSNIYLFSIFVGVGVGAASICWPTLIGNYFGSNSFAGIMGILFPIVQLFGASAPYLAGLVYDAQGSYYTVFVGSAALAFISSIVIFFTKPPKALTA from the coding sequence TTGGCCAAAGATAAGATATTTTACGGTTGGATTCTGGTTCCCGTTTTGGGGATTATTTATTTGATAGATGCGGGTTTCCCGTTCATCGGGGCCAGTGTTATGAATACTTACATGGCTGAATCCCTTCATTTAGGGCGAGGTACTCTGGGACTCGGATTTACCGTTTGTGGGCTCTTAAGTGGTCTAATATCACCGATTATTGGTTATAGTATCGGTAAAAAAGGGATCAGGTTAACATTGATTTTCGGTTGTCTGCTGCTGATTTTCGGTTCTTTCTTAATGGCCACGGTGGTTACCAAAGGCTGGCATTATATAGCCGTTTTTGGTGTGATTTTGGGGATCGGCTGCGGATTCGGCGGCTTGATACCGGTACAGGCCGGAGTTACCTTTTGGTTCAGGAAAAAAAAGGCGCTAGCTATGTCCATTGCCGTTACAATAGGCAGTCTGGGGGGATTAATTGCTCCACCCTTATTAAATAAGATCATTTCTTCGGTTAACGGTGATTGGCGGGTTGCCTGGTTTTTCATTACAGGCTTGCTGGTGCTCTCCTTCATTTTGATGTTTTTCTTTGTTAAGAACAAGCCCTCCGATATGGGATTACTCCAGGATGGCGTAGATGAGCATGAGGAACCTGCCCAGACTGACGGTGTTAAAAAAGCCGGAGCAGGAAAAGTATTTTGCAGCACTGAAGAATGGAAAGCGATGGATGCGATAAAAACTCTTACCTTCTGGATGCTATTTATCTCTTCTTTAGCCTTTGTTGGGCCGATGATGATCTTTATTGCCCACGCCGTCATTTATTTACGGGATATGGGGCACCCGGCCGGTATATCAGCTATGGCTATGAGTTATTACATGCTTTTCAGTCTTGGTGGAAGGATGCTCGGCGGAGTTTTGGCAGACCGGTTTGAGCCGCGTTATATCTGGGCTGTGGGGCTTTTGCTCGAAACTGTAGGTATACTTTGCTTTCTTGATGCCAGAAGTGTGTCCAATATCTATCTGTTCTCCATTTTTGTCGGAGTTGGAGTTGGTGCGGCATCGATCTGCTGGCCAACATTAATCGGTAATTATTTTGGCTCTAATTCATTTGCCGGGATTATGGGAATACTCTTTCCTATCGTTCAGCTTTTCGGAGCTTCCGCCCCGTATTTAGCCGGACTGGTATATGATGCCCAGGGAAGTTATTATACCGTGTTTGTTGGTTCAGCGGCTTTGGCATTCATTTCCAGTATTGTTATATTTTTTACCAAACCTCCGAAAGCTTTGACAGCCTGA
- a CDS encoding xanthine dehydrogenase family protein molybdopterin-binding subunit, with product MPHKEKDFSVIGKRQPKLDGPLKTKGRSQFTDDIELSGMLYGKIVRSPIARGRIININTTRAESLSGVKAVITNKDCPGVKVSPDRLLLCSDRVNFIGDEVAAVAAIDEDTAAEAAELIKVEYEPLTAVFSFEDATAKDAPVIHDECKNNSLDEYNIDFGNVDKAFAEADHVRIGECIFNPNHNCFAEHHVVIADYSLPGKLSIWTPNQSPLYVQKSMGGVLGISESNVRVFNLNTGGAFSGRIGPRQQSFIAAILSQKASRPVKIRCDADEEFVVYPGGGYFKYIIKTGVMKDGTIKATEATYLFDCGAYWNFAFNVLLRCKYHLIPQVYHMEAMRWNERAVYTNNPPNMYPHGAAFLQLKLAQETELDLIAKEIGMDPMELKLKNAVAKGDTTLTNIHYASCGLKESIKKAAKKASWKKKFGKLPPYRGIGIGCGAMNSGGPDKSGALIKIGEDGKLSLFVGLPDMGQGSHTAMAMIAAETLGVTIEDVEVVAGDTNSAPFDIGAFGQRGTFFTGNAVRLACLDAKKQLASSAAKKLGVKPSQLIFCDRKIFPAKAPEQALLFKDIVSETLHSKDGKHIMGKGFYHTSSPTKEPWVSTLAYSFGAQVAEVEVDPDTGIVILLKVTHAHDVGRAINPLAIEGQIDGQVFSGMGQILSEECIMEKGKVLNPSWLDYRIGRSFEVPELEYDIIETNDPYGPYGAKEVGEGPIVCTMAIANAVNNAIGIPVREYPITPERVLHAIKEKSKK from the coding sequence AATTTACTGATGATATTGAGTTGTCGGGAATGCTTTATGGGAAGATAGTCAGAAGCCCTATTGCAAGAGGCAGGATTATAAACATTAATACAACAAGGGCCGAAAGTTTGTCGGGTGTAAAAGCTGTCATCACAAACAAGGACTGCCCTGGAGTTAAGGTAAGTCCTGATCGTCTACTGCTCTGCAGTGACAGAGTTAATTTTATAGGCGATGAAGTGGCTGCGGTGGCTGCGATTGATGAAGACACGGCGGCAGAAGCGGCGGAATTGATAAAAGTTGAGTATGAACCGCTTACAGCTGTCTTTTCTTTTGAAGATGCAACCGCAAAGGATGCGCCGGTTATTCATGATGAGTGTAAAAATAACAGCCTGGATGAATACAATATTGATTTTGGCAATGTTGATAAGGCATTTGCCGAAGCAGACCATGTGAGAATCGGTGAATGTATTTTTAACCCGAATCACAATTGTTTTGCAGAACATCATGTCGTAATTGCCGACTATTCCCTGCCTGGAAAACTGAGCATCTGGACTCCGAATCAGTCACCTCTTTACGTACAGAAAAGTATGGGAGGGGTACTGGGCATTTCGGAAAGCAATGTGCGCGTTTTTAACCTTAATACCGGAGGGGCCTTTTCCGGCCGTATAGGACCAAGACAGCAAAGTTTTATAGCAGCGATTCTTTCCCAAAAAGCATCCCGTCCGGTCAAAATCAGATGTGATGCCGATGAAGAGTTTGTTGTTTATCCCGGTGGCGGATATTTTAAGTATATTATCAAAACAGGAGTAATGAAAGACGGAACCATCAAAGCAACTGAAGCAACCTATCTTTTTGATTGCGGCGCTTATTGGAATTTTGCATTTAATGTTCTGCTCCGTTGCAAGTATCATTTAATCCCGCAGGTTTATCATATGGAAGCAATGCGGTGGAACGAAAGAGCGGTTTATACAAACAATCCTCCAAATATGTATCCTCATGGAGCTGCTTTTTTGCAGCTAAAACTTGCTCAGGAAACAGAGCTTGATCTTATTGCAAAAGAAATCGGCATGGATCCGATGGAACTCAAATTAAAAAATGCCGTTGCAAAAGGTGATACAACCCTTACCAATATCCATTATGCAAGCTGCGGTTTAAAGGAATCAATTAAAAAAGCTGCTAAAAAAGCATCGTGGAAGAAAAAGTTCGGAAAGCTGCCGCCATACAGAGGAATAGGCATCGGCTGCGGAGCCATGAACAGCGGCGGCCCGGATAAATCCGGCGCTTTGATAAAAATCGGTGAAGACGGAAAGCTTTCTCTTTTTGTCGGTCTGCCCGATATGGGGCAAGGTTCCCATACGGCAATGGCCATGATAGCAGCGGAAACACTGGGAGTCACAATCGAAGATGTTGAAGTAGTGGCAGGAGATACGAATTCCGCACCGTTTGATATTGGGGCATTTGGCCAGCGAGGCACGTTTTTTACCGGAAATGCGGTAAGGCTTGCCTGCCTTGATGCAAAAAAACAACTTGCGTCAAGTGCAGCAAAGAAGCTTGGCGTTAAGCCGTCACAACTGATTTTTTGTGACCGGAAAATTTTTCCCGCTAAAGCACCGGAACAGGCTCTACTCTTTAAGGATATAGTTTCTGAAACTTTGCATTCTAAAGACGGAAAACATATCATGGGAAAAGGCTTTTACCATACGTCTTCACCTACAAAAGAGCCATGGGTATCAACACTTGCCTATTCTTTCGGCGCGCAAGTTGCCGAGGTCGAAGTTGATCCTGATACCGGAATTGTTATTCTGCTTAAGGTTACCCATGCCCATGATGTGGGCCGGGCAATTAATCCCCTGGCGATTGAAGGACAGATAGACGGGCAGGTTTTCAGCGGCATGGGTCAGATTCTGTCGGAAGAATGCATAATGGAAAAAGGTAAAGTTCTTAACCCATCCTGGCTTGATTACCGGATTGGTCGTTCCTTTGAAGTCCCGGAACTTGAGTATGATATTATTGAAACAAATGATCCTTACGGCCCCTATGGTGCGAAAGAAGTTGGTGAAGGCCCCATAGTCTGCACAATGGCTATAGCAAATGCCGTAAACAATGCTATCGGCATTCCGGTGCGGGAATATCCTATTACCCCTGAAAGAGTTCTGCATGCCATTAAAGAAAAGTCGAAGAAATAA